A window of the Loxodonta africana isolate mLoxAfr1 chromosome 3, mLoxAfr1.hap2, whole genome shotgun sequence genome harbors these coding sequences:
- the LOC135230749 gene encoding guanylate-binding protein 5-like isoform X3: MLLSSIFVYNTMNKIDQEAIDLLHKVTELTNLLRERSSSDLDEVADSADFVSSFPDLVWTLRDFFLELEIDEQVITADEYLENSLRLKQGTDQTVQNFNLPRLCIQKFFPMKKCFIFELPSHRKKLAQLETLRDDELDPEFVQQVAEFCSYIFSHSKIKALPGDIKVNGPRLESLMLTYVNAINSGDLPCMENAVLALAQIENSAAVQKAIAHYDQQMGQKVQLPTETLQELLDLHRATEREAIEVFMKSSFKDVDQKFQKDLMTQLEAKQEDFCKQNLQASWDRCSALLQGIFGPLEEEVNQGIYSKPGGYHLYIQKMERLKKNYYQEPRKGIQAEETLQKYLMSKESVSDAILQTDLILTAKEKELEEARMKAEAAQAEAQKLEEIRRQNQLMMEQRERLHQEQVRQMERDRANWLAEQQRAQERKIQEEAKRLEERLKAENRRLQKTLRRLFR, translated from the exons ATGCTACTGAGCAGCATCTTTGTATACAATACCATGAACAAAATCGACCAGGAAGCTATCGACCTACTGCA CAAAGTGACAGAACTGACAAATCTGCTCAGGGAAAGATCCTCATCTGATCTTGACGAGGTTGCAGATTCAGCTGACTTTGTGAGCTCCTTCCCCGACTTAGTGTGGACTCTGAGAGATTTCTTCCTTGAGCTGGAAATCGATGAGCAAGTCATCACAGCAGATGAATACCTAGAGAATTCACTAAGACTGAAGCAAG GCACTGATCAAACAGTTCAGAATTTCAACTTGCCCCGCCTATGTATACAAAAGTTCTTTCCAATGAAGAAATGCTTTATCTTTGAGTTGCCTAGTCATCGGAAGAAGCTTGCCCAACTTGAGACTCTACGTGATGATGAACTGGATCCTGAATTTGTGCAACAAGTTGCAGAATTCTGTTCCTACATCTTCAGCCATTCTAAAATAAAGGCTCTCCCAGGAGACATCAAGGTCAATGGACCTC GTCTAGAGAGTCTGATGTTGACCTACGTCAATGCCATCAACAGTGGTGATCTGCCCTGCATGGAGAACGCAGTCCTGGCCTTGGCCCAGATCGAGAACTCAGCTGCAGTGCAAAAGGCCATTGCCCACTATGATCAGCAGATGGGCCAGAAGGTGCAGCTGCCCACAGAAACACTCCAGGAGCTGCTGGACCTGCACAGGGCCACTGAGAGAGAGGCCATCGAGGTCTTCATGAAGAGCTCCTTCAAGGATGTGGACCAAAAGTTCCAGAAGGATTTGATG ACCCAGCTAGAAGCAAAACAGGAAGACTTTTGTAAGCAGAATCTGCAAGCATCATGGGATCGTTGCTCAGCTTTACTGCAGGGTATTTTCGGTCCTCTAGAAGAAGAAGTGAATCAAGGGATTTATTCTAAACCCGGGGGGTATCATCTCTACATTCAGAAGATGGAAAGGCTGAAGAAAAATTACTATCAGGAGCCCAGGAAGGGAATACAG GCTGAGGAAACTCTGCAGAAGTATTTAATGTCCAAGGAGTCTGTGAGTGATGCAATTCTACAGACAGACCTGATTCTCACAGCAAAGGAAAAGGAGTTGGAAG AGGCACGCATGAAAGCAGAGGCTGCACAGGCTGAAGCACAAAAGTTGGAGGAGATTCGAAGGCAGAATCAGCTAATGATGGAGCAAAGGGAGAGACTCCATCAGGAGCAAGTGAGACAGATGGAGAGGGACAGAGCAAACTGGCTGGCAGAGCAACAGAGGGCCCAGGAGCGTAAAATCCAG GAAGAAGCCAAAAGGCTCGAAGAAAGATTAAAAGCTGAAAACAGAAGGCTTCAAAAAACATTACGGCGTCTTTTTAGGTAA
- the LOC135230749 gene encoding guanylate-binding protein 5-like isoform X1, giving the protein MASEIHMPGPMCLIENINEQLMINQEALKILSAITQPVVVVAIVGLYRTGKSYLMNKLAGKKHGFSVGSTVQSHTKGIWMWCMPHPEKSNLTLVLLDTEGLGDAEKVDKKNDTQVFALAMLLSSIFVYNTMNKIDQEAIDLLHKVTELTNLLRERSSSDLDEVADSADFVSSFPDLVWTLRDFFLELEIDEQVITADEYLENSLRLKQGTDQTVQNFNLPRLCIQKFFPMKKCFIFELPSHRKKLAQLETLRDDELDPEFVQQVAEFCSYIFSHSKIKALPGDIKVNGPRLESLMLTYVNAINSGDLPCMENAVLALAQIENSAAVQKAIAHYDQQMGQKVQLPTETLQELLDLHRATEREAIEVFMKSSFKDVDQKFQKDLMTQLEAKQEDFCKQNLQASWDRCSALLQGIFGPLEEEVNQGIYSKPGGYHLYIQKMERLKKNYYQEPRKGIQAEETLQKYLMSKESVSDAILQTDLILTAKEKELEEARMKAEAAQAEAQKLEEIRRQNQLMMEQRERLHQEQVRQMERDRANWLAEQQRAQERKIQEEAKRLEERLKAENRRLQKTLRRLFR; this is encoded by the exons ATGGCCTCAGAGATCCACATGCCAGGCCCAATGTGCCTCATTGAGAACATTAATGAGCAACTGATGATTAATCAGGAAGCTCTGAAGATCCTGTCTGCCATTACTCAGCCTGTAGTGGTGGTGGCTATCGTGGGCCTCTACCGCACAGGCAAATCCTACCTGATGAACAAGCTGGCTGGCAAGAAACACG GGTTCTCTGTTGGATCTACAGTGCAGTCTCACACCAAGGGTATCTGGATGTGGTGTATGCCTCACCCGGAGAAGTCAAATCTCACACTAGTGCTGCTTGACACTGAGGGCCTAGGTGACGCAGAGAAG GTTGATAAGAAGAATGATACCCAGGTCTTTGCTCTGGCAATGCTACTGAGCAGCATCTTTGTATACAATACCATGAACAAAATCGACCAGGAAGCTATCGACCTACTGCA CAAAGTGACAGAACTGACAAATCTGCTCAGGGAAAGATCCTCATCTGATCTTGACGAGGTTGCAGATTCAGCTGACTTTGTGAGCTCCTTCCCCGACTTAGTGTGGACTCTGAGAGATTTCTTCCTTGAGCTGGAAATCGATGAGCAAGTCATCACAGCAGATGAATACCTAGAGAATTCACTAAGACTGAAGCAAG GCACTGATCAAACAGTTCAGAATTTCAACTTGCCCCGCCTATGTATACAAAAGTTCTTTCCAATGAAGAAATGCTTTATCTTTGAGTTGCCTAGTCATCGGAAGAAGCTTGCCCAACTTGAGACTCTACGTGATGATGAACTGGATCCTGAATTTGTGCAACAAGTTGCAGAATTCTGTTCCTACATCTTCAGCCATTCTAAAATAAAGGCTCTCCCAGGAGACATCAAGGTCAATGGACCTC GTCTAGAGAGTCTGATGTTGACCTACGTCAATGCCATCAACAGTGGTGATCTGCCCTGCATGGAGAACGCAGTCCTGGCCTTGGCCCAGATCGAGAACTCAGCTGCAGTGCAAAAGGCCATTGCCCACTATGATCAGCAGATGGGCCAGAAGGTGCAGCTGCCCACAGAAACACTCCAGGAGCTGCTGGACCTGCACAGGGCCACTGAGAGAGAGGCCATCGAGGTCTTCATGAAGAGCTCCTTCAAGGATGTGGACCAAAAGTTCCAGAAGGATTTGATG ACCCAGCTAGAAGCAAAACAGGAAGACTTTTGTAAGCAGAATCTGCAAGCATCATGGGATCGTTGCTCAGCTTTACTGCAGGGTATTTTCGGTCCTCTAGAAGAAGAAGTGAATCAAGGGATTTATTCTAAACCCGGGGGGTATCATCTCTACATTCAGAAGATGGAAAGGCTGAAGAAAAATTACTATCAGGAGCCCAGGAAGGGAATACAG GCTGAGGAAACTCTGCAGAAGTATTTAATGTCCAAGGAGTCTGTGAGTGATGCAATTCTACAGACAGACCTGATTCTCACAGCAAAGGAAAAGGAGTTGGAAG AGGCACGCATGAAAGCAGAGGCTGCACAGGCTGAAGCACAAAAGTTGGAGGAGATTCGAAGGCAGAATCAGCTAATGATGGAGCAAAGGGAGAGACTCCATCAGGAGCAAGTGAGACAGATGGAGAGGGACAGAGCAAACTGGCTGGCAGAGCAACAGAGGGCCCAGGAGCGTAAAATCCAG GAAGAAGCCAAAAGGCTCGAAGAAAGATTAAAAGCTGAAAACAGAAGGCTTCAAAAAACATTACGGCGTCTTTTTAGGTAA
- the LOC135230749 gene encoding guanylate-binding protein 5-like isoform X2, which produces MWCMPHPEKSNLTLVLLDTEGLGDAEKVDKKNDTQVFALAMLLSSIFVYNTMNKIDQEAIDLLHKVTELTNLLRERSSSDLDEVADSADFVSSFPDLVWTLRDFFLELEIDEQVITADEYLENSLRLKQGTDQTVQNFNLPRLCIQKFFPMKKCFIFELPSHRKKLAQLETLRDDELDPEFVQQVAEFCSYIFSHSKIKALPGDIKVNGPRLESLMLTYVNAINSGDLPCMENAVLALAQIENSAAVQKAIAHYDQQMGQKVQLPTETLQELLDLHRATEREAIEVFMKSSFKDVDQKFQKDLMTQLEAKQEDFCKQNLQASWDRCSALLQGIFGPLEEEVNQGIYSKPGGYHLYIQKMERLKKNYYQEPRKGIQAEETLQKYLMSKESVSDAILQTDLILTAKEKELEEARMKAEAAQAEAQKLEEIRRQNQLMMEQRERLHQEQVRQMERDRANWLAEQQRAQERKIQEEAKRLEERLKAENRRLQKTLRRLFR; this is translated from the exons ATGTGGTGTATGCCTCACCCGGAGAAGTCAAATCTCACACTAGTGCTGCTTGACACTGAGGGCCTAGGTGACGCAGAGAAG GTTGATAAGAAGAATGATACCCAGGTCTTTGCTCTGGCAATGCTACTGAGCAGCATCTTTGTATACAATACCATGAACAAAATCGACCAGGAAGCTATCGACCTACTGCA CAAAGTGACAGAACTGACAAATCTGCTCAGGGAAAGATCCTCATCTGATCTTGACGAGGTTGCAGATTCAGCTGACTTTGTGAGCTCCTTCCCCGACTTAGTGTGGACTCTGAGAGATTTCTTCCTTGAGCTGGAAATCGATGAGCAAGTCATCACAGCAGATGAATACCTAGAGAATTCACTAAGACTGAAGCAAG GCACTGATCAAACAGTTCAGAATTTCAACTTGCCCCGCCTATGTATACAAAAGTTCTTTCCAATGAAGAAATGCTTTATCTTTGAGTTGCCTAGTCATCGGAAGAAGCTTGCCCAACTTGAGACTCTACGTGATGATGAACTGGATCCTGAATTTGTGCAACAAGTTGCAGAATTCTGTTCCTACATCTTCAGCCATTCTAAAATAAAGGCTCTCCCAGGAGACATCAAGGTCAATGGACCTC GTCTAGAGAGTCTGATGTTGACCTACGTCAATGCCATCAACAGTGGTGATCTGCCCTGCATGGAGAACGCAGTCCTGGCCTTGGCCCAGATCGAGAACTCAGCTGCAGTGCAAAAGGCCATTGCCCACTATGATCAGCAGATGGGCCAGAAGGTGCAGCTGCCCACAGAAACACTCCAGGAGCTGCTGGACCTGCACAGGGCCACTGAGAGAGAGGCCATCGAGGTCTTCATGAAGAGCTCCTTCAAGGATGTGGACCAAAAGTTCCAGAAGGATTTGATG ACCCAGCTAGAAGCAAAACAGGAAGACTTTTGTAAGCAGAATCTGCAAGCATCATGGGATCGTTGCTCAGCTTTACTGCAGGGTATTTTCGGTCCTCTAGAAGAAGAAGTGAATCAAGGGATTTATTCTAAACCCGGGGGGTATCATCTCTACATTCAGAAGATGGAAAGGCTGAAGAAAAATTACTATCAGGAGCCCAGGAAGGGAATACAG GCTGAGGAAACTCTGCAGAAGTATTTAATGTCCAAGGAGTCTGTGAGTGATGCAATTCTACAGACAGACCTGATTCTCACAGCAAAGGAAAAGGAGTTGGAAG AGGCACGCATGAAAGCAGAGGCTGCACAGGCTGAAGCACAAAAGTTGGAGGAGATTCGAAGGCAGAATCAGCTAATGATGGAGCAAAGGGAGAGACTCCATCAGGAGCAAGTGAGACAGATGGAGAGGGACAGAGCAAACTGGCTGGCAGAGCAACAGAGGGCCCAGGAGCGTAAAATCCAG GAAGAAGCCAAAAGGCTCGAAGAAAGATTAAAAGCTGAAAACAGAAGGCTTCAAAAAACATTACGGCGTCTTTTTAGGTAA